One genomic window of Oncorhynchus kisutch isolate 150728-3 linkage group LG24, Okis_V2, whole genome shotgun sequence includes the following:
- the LOC109869593 gene encoding thyrotropin-releasing hormone receptor produces the protein MENTTDTSQDVLNFTQSEVLINMPQNSIEVQVVTIVLALLICGVGIAGNIMVVLVVLRTKHMMTPTNCYLVSLAIADLVVLLAAGLPNISEVVDSWIYGYAGCLCITYLQYLGINVSSCSITAFTIERYIAICHSIKAQFICTVSRAKRIIACVWIFTSLYCIMWFFLVDTNETVYADGVVVSCGYRVSRNLYMPIYFLDFTLFYVIPLIVATVLYGLIAKILFMSPLPTNLNDRSEGSIHQGRSTSNVKVSCKSNKGAVTSRKQVTKMLAVVVILFALLWMPYRTLVVVNSFMDPPYLNSWFLLFCRMCIYVNSAINPIIYNLMSQKFRAAFKKLCKCKGQDPEKVIKYSVPVYYSVVKDSSRESHEQTEQEDVSSFGNTSVKSVNFTDDCGDTGTMFSIA, from the exons ATGGAGAATACTACTGACACCTCTCAAGATGTCTTAAATTTCACACAGAGTGAAGTTCTGATCAATATGCCACAGAACTCTATTGAAGTGCAAGTTGTAACAATTGTTCTCGCACTTCTAATATGCGGTGTTGGGATAGCGGGGAATATAATGGTGGTGTTGGTTGTGCTGCGCACCAAGCACATGATGACCCCTACTAACTGTTATCTTGTCAGTCTGGCTATTGCGGACCTTGTCGTCCTTCTAGCGGCAGGTTTACCTAATATTTCTGAAGTAGTCGACTCTTGGATATACGGTTACGCTGGGTGCCTTTGCATCACATACCTGCAATACCTGGGTATCAATGTATCATCGTGCTCCATCACAGCCTTCACCATTGAGCGCTACATTGCTATCTGCCACTCGATCAAGGCGCAATTTATTTGCACCGTGTCTCGGGCGAAGAGGATCATTGCATGTGTGTGGATTTTCACCTCGCTGTACTGCATAATGTGGTTCTTTTTAGTGGACACGAACGAAACCGTCTACGCCGATGGGGTGGTGGTCAGCTGTGGCTACCGTGTCTCAAGAAATCTCTACATGCCAATTTACTTTCTAGACTTCACTTTGTTTTACGTCATCCCTCTCATTGtggctactgtactgtacggtCTTATCGCAAAGATTTTATTTATGAGCCCCTTGCCAACCAATCTCAACGACAGAAGTGAAGGTTCTATACACCAGGGGCGATCCACCAGCAACGTGAAGGTGTCGTGCAAATCGAACAAGGGTGCAGTGACGTCAAGAAAACAG GTTACAAAGATGCTAGCAGTGGTGGTGATTCTTTTCGCCTTGCTCTGGATGCCATACCGGACACTGGTGGTGGTCAACTCATTCATGGACCCACCCTACCTCAACTCGTGGTTCTTGCTCTTCTGCCGCATGTGCATCTACGTCAACAGCGCCATCAACCCTATCATCTACAACCTCATGTCTCAGAAGTTCCGGGCCGCCTTCAAAAAGCTTTGCAAGTGCAAAGGCCAAGACCCAGAGAAAGTTATCAAGTACAGTGTGCCAGTGTATTACAGTGTCGTGAAAGACTCTTCCCGTGAGAGCCATGAGCAGACAGAGCAGGAGGATGTCAGCAGCTTTGGTAACACTAGTGTTAAGAGTGTCAACTTCACAGATGACTGTGGGGACACCGGCACTATGTTCAGCATTGCCTGA